The region TCCTCCATCGATCTGCGGCGTCGTCGCTCAGGAGAAGCAGTTTGCGCCCGGCGTCATGACGCGCGAAGTCAAGCCGCAGGCCGAACCGGAGCTTGCCACCGCGGCCGATGCGATCCTGCTAAAGGGCGCACGCCATCCAGCGGTGAAGGATGCGATGTTCTTCCACACCGACGGGCTGAAATTCCCCTACAACAACATGCATTATGTGACGGTTGCCGGCGGCAACGCCTTCTACGAGAAGCGCGATTCCAACGGCATGCTTCAAACGCCGCCGCCGCTGCCTTCCTATGAGGTGGCGATGAATTATGTGCCGGGCGAAAGCATGCTGCCGCCGCAATTCGAGGCGCTGATCCCCTCGGCCGTTCCCGTTCCGCTGCCGGCGCCCGACCCCATGGCCACGGCAAGCACGGCACCGATGCAGATCACGGCGCCAGTGACGGCGCCTGAACCTTCGATCGAGCCTGAGCCGGGAATTCGGATCGCGATCCCCACCCCCCGCCCCGCCTATGACAGCGTCATGCTGCGTGGAGGCATGCCAATGACGGGCGGCTGAACCAGCCGTTCCCAAGAACGCTTAGAGCAATTCCAGCAAAAGTGTGTAACGGTTTTGCGTCCGGAATTGCGTGAAAACAAAGAGATAAAGCATTTCCGTGATTCGAAGAAAAACGGAAATGCTCTAGAGGCAAGCGCCTCTAAGCCCGTTCCTCCCAAACCTTCGCCAGTTCCACGATCGTTGCAACCGCTCTTTCCATGTCCTGCCGGCTCACCCATTCGAGCGGCGAGTGGAAGGCATGGCCGCCGGCGAAGATGTTCGGGCATGGCAGCCCCATGAAGGAGAGGCGCGAGCCGTCCGTGCCGCCGCGAATGCTGCCGCGCACCGGCGTCATTCCGGCCCGGCGCACCGCTTCGATGGCATTGTCGACGATCTCCGGATGACGGTCGAGCACCAGCTTCATGTTGCGATACTGTTCCTTCACCTGGAAATGGTAGGTCGAGCCGGGATAGGCAGCCAGTACCTCCTTGACGATGGCTTCCAGCATCGCCTCTTTCTCCGCCAGCCCCTTGTCGGTGAAGTCGCGGATGATGAAGCTCAGCGCCGCTTTCTCCATCGAGCCGGTCACCCCGACCGGATGGATGAAACCTTCCCTGCCCTCGGTGGTCTCGGGTGCAATCTCCTTCGGCAGACGATCGATGATGGCGCCGGCGATCTTGATGGCGTTTTCCATGCGGTCTTTGGCGAAACCGGGATGGATCGCCACGCCCGATATGCTGATTTCGACGCCATCGGCCGAAAAGGTCTCGTCCTCGATATGGCCTGATGTCTCGCCATCCATCGTATAGGCGAAGTCGGCACCGAGCTTCTTCAGGTCGACCTTGTTGACCCCGCGCCCGACCTCCTCGTCGGGCGTGAACAGGATCTTGATCGTCCCGTGCCGGATATCGGGATTGCCGACGAGAATCGCCGCCGCCGTCATGATTTCCGCCAGCCCCGCCTTATCGTCGGCGCCGAGCAAGGTGGTGCCGTCGGTCGTGACGATGTCGTTGCCGATCTGATTCATCAGTTCGGGATGCTCGGAAACACGAATCACTCGGCTCGGATCGCCGGAAAGCCGGATATCACCACCAGCATAATTCCTGATGACCTCAGGCTTGACGTCGGTGCCGCTGAAATCGGGCGCCGTGTCCATATGCGAACAGAAACAGATGACCGGCACCGTCTTGTCGCTATTGGCCGGAATGGTCGCATAGACATAGCCGTGCTCGTCGAGATGGGCGTCCGCAAGGCCGATCTTCAGCAGTTCGTCGACCAGCAGCCGGCCGAGATCCTTCTGCTTGCCGGTGGTCGGCTGCGTCGACGAGGACGGATCGGATTGCGTGTCGATAACGACATAACGGAGAAAGCGGTCGAGAACGGTGTCGGTCATATCAATCCAGTCCAGTGAGATCCCCCGAGGATATAGCCCTCCCGGGTGATGCGGCAAAAGATTTCTCCGGTCGGCGAATACGCCGGCAGCTCCATCGACGGAGCACAGGATAGTCTGGTTCGCTCAAAGGCGGGTCAGGATATCGCTGCGGTCTTGAACAAGCGCTCGCCATTTCCAATATTTTTTCGGGATCAAGCTGGCATCGAAAGGAGGAAAAAAATGCCGCTGAACGATGTGCTCTGGACTCGTCCAGTGACGGTCCGGCTGCAGTGCGGCCTGGAACGAACTTTTACCGGCGTCTATGATGCCTT is a window of Rhizobium lentis DNA encoding:
- the pepT gene encoding peptidase T, whose translation is MTDTVLDRFLRYVVIDTQSDPSSSTQPTTGKQKDLGRLLVDELLKIGLADAHLDEHGYVYATIPANSDKTVPVICFCSHMDTAPDFSGTDVKPEVIRNYAGGDIRLSGDPSRVIRVSEHPELMNQIGNDIVTTDGTTLLGADDKAGLAEIMTAAAILVGNPDIRHGTIKILFTPDEEVGRGVNKVDLKKLGADFAYTMDGETSGHIEDETFSADGVEISISGVAIHPGFAKDRMENAIKIAGAIIDRLPKEIAPETTEGREGFIHPVGVTGSMEKAALSFIIRDFTDKGLAEKEAMLEAIVKEVLAAYPGSTYHFQVKEQYRNMKLVLDRHPEIVDNAIEAVRRAGMTPVRGSIRGGTDGSRLSFMGLPCPNIFAGGHAFHSPLEWVSRQDMERAVATIVELAKVWEERA
- a CDS encoding cell wall hydrolase, producing MRAEISFGKSLIGILFVGLAAVGCTTTPKPATAPAKTKTTQAQPKVTFNYTAKDRDCLKRAMYFESQHSDEDGYMAVGTVVMNRLTSGAYPPSICGVVAQEKQFAPGVMTREVKPQAEPELATAADAILLKGARHPAVKDAMFFHTDGLKFPYNNMHYVTVAGGNAFYEKRDSNGMLQTPPPLPSYEVAMNYVPGESMLPPQFEALIPSAVPVPLPAPDPMATASTAPMQITAPVTAPEPSIEPEPGIRIAIPTPRPAYDSVMLRGGMPMTGG